A single region of the Leptodactylus fuscus isolate aLepFus1 chromosome 5, aLepFus1.hap2, whole genome shotgun sequence genome encodes:
- the SLC25A37 gene encoding mitoferrin-1: MELRSPGLSMEAREGVPALPGDGDEYESLPEGVSSLTHMTAGAVAGILEHTVMYPVDSVKTRMQSLQPDPNAQYRGVMEALRRMIRTEGLMTPLRGINVTMLGAGPAHALYFACYEKMKTTIGGLINHVGNSHVANGVAGSLATVLHDAVMNPAEVVKQRMQMYNSPYRSMLHCIRTVSRTEGVGAFYRSYSTQLFMNVPFQAIHFITYEFTQEQLNPQRQYNPGSHIVSGAIAGAVAAAATTPLDVCKTLLNTQENMALSSVNISGHLSGMANAIRTVYQLGGLGGYFRGVQARVIYQMPSTAIAWSVYEFFKYFLSKSNNKSI; encoded by the exons ATGGAACTACGAAGCCCAGGTCTCTCAATGGAAGCAAGGGAGGGAGTTCCCGCCTTGCCCGGGGATGGTGACGAATACGAGAGCTTACCCGAGGGAGTCTCTTCGCTGACGCACATGACGGCCGGGGCTGTGGCAGGAATCCTGGAGCATACGGTCATGTATCCGGTGGACTCTGTCAAG acTAGAATGCAGAGCTTGCAGCCGGACCCCAACGCCCAGTACCGAGGCGTCATGGAGGCTTTGAGAAGGATGATCCGCACTGAAGGGCTGATGACCCCCTTACGAGGAATCAATGTGACCATGCTGGGTGCCGGCCCCGCACATGCTCTATACTTCGCATGCTATGAGAAGATGAAGACCACCATAGGAGGCTTAATAAATCATGTCGGCAACAGTCACGTGGCTAATG GGGTGGCAGGAAGTCTGGCCACAGTGCTGCACGATGCTGTCATGAACCCAGCGGAAG TGGTCAAGCAGAGAATGCAGATGTATAACTCCCCCTACAGAAGCATGCTGCATTGCATCCGGACTGTAAGCAGGACAGAAGGTGTGGGCGCCTTCTACCGTAGTTACAGCACCCAGCTCTTCATGAACGTCCCTTTCCAGGCCATTCACTTCATCACCTATGAGTTCACCCAAGAACAACTGAACCCGCAACGACAGTACAACCCAGGTTCTCATATAGTGTCCGGAGCGATCGCCGGGGCCGTGGCCGCTGCAGCCACCACGCCTCTGGATGTGTGCAAAACTTTACTAAACACCCAAGAGAACATGGCCCTCAGCTCTGTAAACATCAGCGGACATCTTTCGGGAATGGCTAACGCCATTAGGACGGTCTACCAACTCGGAGGGTTGGGAGGTTATTTCAGGGGCGTGCAAGCTCGGGTCATATATCAGATGCCTTCTACAGCCATCGCATGGTCGGTCTATGAATTCTTCAAGTACTTTCTGAGCAAAAGCAATAATAAGAGTATATAG